In Desulfomonile tiedjei DSM 6799, a genomic segment contains:
- a CDS encoding lipocalin-like domain-containing protein, whose translation MNSGGVAIRSGRYIFKSYEHEVLNIERIRKACAVIRTSALFLIVASLFWSLAVAAGDTGFKSAVPNRVFSFPKDHGKHPEFKTEWWYFTGNLATADKREFGFQLTFFRRGLTAETKRRSQWAVTDVYPAHFAITKVDSKEFFHSELISREGPGLARASESHLDVRVRDWNVKADSSGMRLFAEEGEYRLDLLLSQEKPTVLHGKDGYSLKGDSESQASYYYSLTRLKAGGHITFKGSTYEVSGLAWMDHEFGSSILLADQTGWDWFSIQMDDGTELMAFHMRKADGTTERPFGTFVPVQGEPMHLSGEQIVIKPSSTWKSPRTGAVYPARWSIEIPELGLNLEIEPFIPDQELAAIRSTGVVYWEGAVRVKGTKKGSEIAGKGYVELTGYAGSLGSKI comes from the coding sequence TTGAACTCCGGCGGAGTCGCAATTCGATCCGGGCGGTATATTTTCAAATCGTATGAACATGAGGTATTGAATATTGAACGTATTCGAAAGGCCTGTGCCGTGATTCGCACTTCTGCATTATTCTTGATAGTCGCTTCTCTGTTTTGGAGCTTGGCTGTTGCTGCTGGTGATACCGGTTTCAAGAGCGCTGTCCCCAATAGAGTGTTCAGCTTCCCGAAAGATCATGGAAAACATCCCGAATTCAAGACCGAGTGGTGGTATTTCACGGGAAACCTCGCAACCGCCGATAAAAGAGAGTTCGGATTTCAGCTCACCTTTTTTCGTCGCGGTTTGACAGCAGAAACAAAGCGCCGATCTCAATGGGCTGTTACAGATGTTTACCCTGCACATTTCGCCATCACCAAAGTGGATTCCAAAGAATTCTTCCATAGCGAGCTGATTTCACGTGAGGGACCGGGACTTGCCCGCGCATCCGAGAGCCACTTGGACGTGCGTGTACGCGATTGGAACGTCAAAGCCGATTCATCCGGAATGCGGTTGTTCGCAGAAGAAGGCGAATACCGCCTGGACTTGTTACTTTCTCAAGAAAAGCCGACTGTCTTGCACGGCAAAGACGGGTACAGTCTTAAAGGAGATTCAGAAAGCCAGGCTTCATACTATTATTCTCTTACACGATTGAAGGCTGGGGGACACATTACGTTCAAGGGCTCAACGTATGAGGTGAGCGGACTCGCATGGATGGATCATGAATTCGGCTCGAGTATTCTTCTCGCTGATCAGACTGGATGGGATTGGTTCAGTATACAAATGGATGACGGCACGGAACTCATGGCGTTTCATATGCGCAAAGCAGATGGAACGACAGAGCGGCCGTTCGGCACTTTTGTTCCGGTCCAGGGCGAGCCGATGCATTTGTCCGGTGAACAGATTGTCATTAAGCCATCGAGCACCTGGAAAAGTCCCAGAACAGGCGCAGTGTACCCTGCGCGCTGGTCCATCGAGATTCCGGAGCTGGGCCTGAATTTGGAAATAGAGCCCTTCATACCGGACCAGGAACTCGCTGCAATTCGGTCCACCGGGGTGGTCTACTGGGAAGGTGCAGTCCGGGTGAAAGGAACGAAGAAAGGAAGCGAAATTGCCGGAAAGGGATATGTTGAGCTTACCGGGTACGCGGGATCTCTCGGCAGTAAAATATAG
- a CDS encoding metallophosphoesterase family protein, which yields MRFIHAADIHLGRQFYGLTRSSPELGQLFLQAGYSAWNNIIDHAVKHKADFLTLGGDIFDASNASLRPRVAFRQGLERLRDAGIPVYAVLGNHDPLQTFPESLRSLPGLILFGADPEQKEIVPGAVIYGASFPVPAVKENLVAAIRRDPGQELAVGLLHTNVSGASDHDDYAPCSPGDLRASGMDMWCLGHVHTPTTVMENPLVLYSGSSQGAHRNESGPRGCFLIDLERGHIETEFLPTAAVRWEYLNVDVSDCSNPEDVLEAIEQGCSALVSDRNTLEALVAEIRFVGSIPQLNIQGLLQDEEFRYVVRERVSALPVPAFPSRFVDNTYSQADSLTRADGLPRDLQNQAKRILDDPEETRKFVHQIRNELVKVNQEYYRDLLHPERWNQHPEVASEFMNQAVALVLTMISETAD from the coding sequence ATGAGATTCATCCATGCCGCAGACATTCATCTTGGGAGACAGTTTTACGGACTCACCAGATCCAGTCCCGAGTTGGGACAATTGTTCCTCCAGGCCGGTTACTCCGCGTGGAACAACATAATCGACCATGCAGTTAAACATAAGGCTGATTTTCTTACACTTGGGGGAGACATCTTTGACGCATCCAATGCTTCACTTCGTCCTCGAGTGGCTTTTCGGCAAGGACTGGAGCGACTGAGAGACGCTGGAATCCCCGTTTATGCGGTTCTGGGAAATCATGATCCACTTCAGACTTTTCCCGAATCACTCAGATCTCTTCCGGGCTTGATTCTGTTCGGAGCCGATCCCGAGCAAAAGGAGATTGTCCCGGGAGCAGTAATATACGGGGCAAGTTTTCCGGTTCCAGCGGTTAAGGAGAATCTGGTCGCTGCAATTCGGAGAGATCCCGGCCAGGAACTGGCTGTCGGCCTATTGCATACGAATGTATCCGGCGCTTCCGATCACGATGACTACGCTCCGTGCTCACCGGGAGATTTAAGGGCTTCGGGTATGGACATGTGGTGTCTCGGCCATGTCCATACTCCTACGACGGTCATGGAAAATCCCCTGGTCTTGTATTCGGGGTCGTCTCAAGGAGCACACAGGAATGAAAGCGGTCCCAGAGGATGCTTTCTCATTGACCTGGAAAGAGGGCACATAGAAACCGAATTTCTCCCCACAGCAGCAGTACGATGGGAGTATCTGAATGTGGATGTCAGCGACTGCTCGAATCCGGAAGACGTGCTTGAAGCCATTGAGCAGGGTTGCTCTGCACTGGTTTCAGACCGGAACACGCTCGAAGCCCTCGTAGCGGAAATCCGTTTCGTGGGCTCGATTCCGCAGCTTAATATTCAAGGTCTGCTTCAAGACGAGGAGTTTCGCTATGTGGTTCGCGAGCGCGTCAGTGCCCTGCCTGTGCCTGCGTTTCCATCCCGATTCGTGGATAATACATACTCGCAAGCCGATTCGTTGACCCGGGCTGACGGACTTCCGAGAGATCTCCAAAACCAGGCAAAACGTATTCTGGACGACCCTGAAGAGACGCGGAAGTTCGTGCATCAGATTCGGAATGAACTGGTCAAAGTAAATCAGGAATACTACAGAGATCTGCTGCATCCGGAGCGTTGGAATCAGCATCCCGAGGTTGCATCCGAGTTCATGAATCAGGCCGTTGCACTGGTGCTCACCATGATTTCCGAAACCGCGGATTAA
- a CDS encoding AAA family ATPase yields MWIQEIVIEHFGALSRIRVSDLKPGLTVIVGRNEAGKTTLMEFVQSVFFGFRKRNYRGNPYEAMNSNFRSGFLVVNDPQAGVLRISRNEKHGLKEGELSITDRNGAHVDPFMVPFSPSGFRKYGYENLFAFDLDQMRQLDREALRSRIITAALGSPRINPLSILEKLNERSRALWKKPTGGRDSLWKNQSRVGEINIRLRHLQERPAECATLNRELEEAGQRRQELAEVIRCAESQMSELEDVLRFESDWEQLVSLERKRAEVEAAQRFPIDGIPRYESALQKYEEADQERSEGEAQLQHLERQLEAIAIDSNILEHADKILALSRKAATLANVPDEIDQGLLLAERSRARRAQEINGLGHGWDAERIRGLKLPLSLEQEIQSFVDTYQDQRERIRDFENRIASTQDISESLEEKISAKKSELQLLLGESAGYLTQKDRAKLYQCKNYFQKMSELAHRSQDEQRVLDALIQEKIELSQNLQGLELQNPRSISTPVFWMIAVATLAISGGILLSSIMNGSGWMHGFAGTAALLIAPMLFAWRMKEERARNMRIQNQRELLIRKSHFVTSRLTDTEKRRRTYLQEIDSIKRRIRDTAREVLDTPSVSLEEIERAEQRSIASESAFLRSQFLKTSLGNDLAELEIQNTSRAKLEALLSEELQELTKHDENWKIFIAECGLGPELSAEIAIDFVRNLRKIGEANEQAHRESEDLERIQTRWQAFLQEILDLANLMGRHVNEDPLQTLALWESEERSVRELLLQKKGWEEKAQDLRTRMDVLNSRIAHSRQTMERLFAAAGVADEEAFRKQHLHFEQFVKISGQLDTITDRLTKSMKFADREAMHSFYSVLDFSSRKKQAAHLRGEIDNARMESEALLERIGSIGARIAALEAENETDVLLAEKQELSARIHEDVKALITTRIAHTLLERSLRVYELEKQPKMLERASEILRSITGNKFQRVIMPLEGTKMKVERENGTWIDEEFLSRGTLEQLYLALRLSDLELYRSDKYVLPLIMDDVLVNFDFFRAGLTAMELAKFSEDSGIQVLFFTCHPSVAALFPERVAQKSLDKKLE; encoded by the coding sequence ATGTGGATTCAAGAAATAGTAATCGAACATTTTGGAGCACTGTCCCGGATTCGCGTGTCAGACCTGAAACCTGGGCTCACGGTCATTGTAGGACGGAATGAAGCTGGGAAAACCACGCTCATGGAATTCGTTCAATCGGTATTTTTTGGATTTAGAAAAAGGAATTACCGAGGGAATCCATATGAAGCTATGAACAGCAATTTTCGGAGTGGATTCCTCGTTGTCAATGACCCACAGGCAGGTGTTCTGAGAATTTCCCGCAATGAGAAACATGGGCTGAAAGAGGGTGAGCTGTCTATAACGGACAGAAACGGTGCTCATGTCGATCCTTTCATGGTGCCCTTCTCACCGAGCGGTTTTCGGAAATATGGATACGAAAATCTGTTTGCTTTCGACCTTGACCAAATGCGTCAACTCGATCGAGAGGCCTTACGGAGCAGAATTATCACTGCTGCCCTGGGGTCGCCACGGATCAACCCGTTGAGTATTCTGGAAAAACTCAATGAACGCTCCCGCGCGTTGTGGAAGAAGCCGACTGGCGGCAGGGATTCATTGTGGAAAAACCAATCGCGCGTAGGGGAGATCAACATCAGGCTCCGGCACCTGCAGGAACGTCCCGCAGAATGTGCAACATTGAACAGGGAACTGGAAGAAGCAGGACAAAGACGCCAGGAACTGGCAGAGGTCATCAGATGCGCGGAATCCCAAATGTCCGAACTGGAGGATGTTTTACGTTTTGAATCTGACTGGGAGCAGCTCGTGTCTTTGGAACGCAAACGAGCGGAAGTTGAGGCCGCCCAACGTTTTCCGATCGACGGGATACCGCGTTATGAAAGCGCTCTCCAGAAATACGAAGAAGCCGATCAGGAGCGCAGCGAAGGAGAAGCACAATTACAGCATCTCGAGAGACAACTGGAAGCGATTGCAATAGATTCAAATATTCTCGAGCACGCAGACAAGATTCTCGCGTTGTCACGCAAGGCTGCAACTCTGGCCAATGTTCCGGATGAAATAGATCAGGGGCTCTTACTCGCGGAACGATCTCGTGCCCGACGTGCGCAGGAAATTAACGGTCTCGGGCATGGCTGGGATGCGGAACGCATCCGCGGACTAAAGCTTCCTCTTTCGCTGGAGCAGGAAATTCAGTCCTTTGTCGATACGTATCAGGATCAGCGGGAACGTATCCGAGATTTCGAGAATCGGATTGCATCCACTCAGGATATTTCGGAATCTCTGGAAGAAAAAATCTCTGCCAAGAAAAGCGAACTGCAATTGTTACTTGGTGAAAGCGCAGGGTACCTGACGCAGAAAGACCGTGCGAAGCTGTACCAGTGCAAGAATTATTTTCAGAAAATGAGCGAGCTTGCCCATAGATCCCAGGATGAACAACGCGTATTGGATGCGCTGATCCAGGAAAAAATCGAATTATCGCAAAACCTGCAAGGATTGGAGCTACAAAATCCTCGTTCCATATCTACGCCGGTTTTTTGGATGATCGCCGTCGCAACGCTCGCAATTAGCGGCGGAATTCTCCTGTCCTCAATTATGAACGGTTCCGGTTGGATGCATGGATTTGCCGGAACGGCGGCTCTTCTCATCGCTCCAATGCTCTTCGCCTGGCGTATGAAAGAAGAGAGAGCGAGAAACATGCGCATACAGAATCAACGTGAATTGCTCATTCGGAAATCGCACTTTGTCACTTCTCGTCTGACGGACACTGAAAAAAGACGCCGCACCTATCTTCAGGAAATCGACTCGATCAAACGGAGAATCCGCGACACTGCCCGGGAGGTGCTCGACACACCGTCAGTGAGTCTCGAAGAAATCGAGAGGGCAGAGCAACGTTCCATTGCTTCAGAAAGTGCTTTCCTCAGGTCTCAATTCTTAAAGACTTCTCTTGGCAACGATCTTGCGGAATTGGAAATCCAGAACACGAGTCGCGCCAAATTGGAAGCGCTCTTATCGGAAGAATTGCAGGAATTGACAAAGCATGACGAGAATTGGAAAATCTTCATTGCAGAATGTGGATTAGGTCCCGAATTATCAGCGGAAATCGCCATTGACTTTGTGAGAAACCTCAGGAAGATCGGCGAAGCAAACGAGCAGGCTCATCGAGAATCCGAGGATCTGGAACGCATACAAACGCGATGGCAGGCATTTCTTCAGGAGATCCTCGATTTGGCGAATTTGATGGGCAGGCACGTGAACGAAGATCCACTGCAGACTCTCGCCCTGTGGGAATCGGAAGAGCGCAGCGTGAGAGAACTACTCTTGCAGAAGAAAGGGTGGGAAGAAAAAGCACAGGATCTCAGGACCCGCATGGATGTATTAAACTCCCGGATCGCTCATTCCCGTCAAACTATGGAGCGACTATTTGCTGCTGCAGGAGTTGCTGACGAGGAAGCCTTCAGGAAACAACATCTTCACTTTGAACAGTTCGTCAAAATATCCGGTCAGTTGGACACCATCACGGATCGGCTGACAAAAAGCATGAAATTCGCCGACCGGGAGGCTATGCATAGTTTTTACTCTGTACTGGACTTTTCTTCTCGGAAGAAGCAGGCCGCACACTTGAGAGGTGAGATCGATAACGCCAGAATGGAATCGGAAGCGCTTCTGGAACGGATCGGTAGTATCGGCGCGAGAATAGCAGCACTTGAGGCCGAGAATGAAACAGATGTGCTTCTTGCCGAAAAACAAGAGTTGTCAGCGCGGATTCATGAAGACGTAAAGGCCTTGATAACGACCAGAATCGCACATACTCTTTTGGAAAGAAGTCTGCGCGTGTACGAATTGGAGAAGCAGCCGAAAATGCTCGAACGTGCATCAGAGATCTTAAGGAGTATTACCGGTAACAAGTTCCAACGAGTGATCATGCCACTGGAAGGAACTAAAATGAAGGTCGAACGTGAAAACGGAACCTGGATTGATGAGGAATTCCTCAGTCGGGGCACTCTGGAGCAGTTGTATCTGGCGTTGAGATTGTCAGATCTGGAACTCTACCGGAGCGATAAATACGTTCTACCCCTGATCATGGACGATGTTCTCGTGAATTTCGATTTTTTTCGTGCCGGGCTGACTGCTATGGAACTCGCGAAGTTTTCGGAAGACTCAGGAATACAGGTGCTGTTTTTCACCTGTCACCCGTCGGTTGCAGCACTTTTTCCCGAACGAGTCGCGCAGAAATCACTGGATAAGAAACTGGAGTAA
- a CDS encoding trypsin-like peptidase domain-containing protein, which produces MLSNTRSFLTPIMLPIVMAVVFLIFLPSIQPKAGAQTVNRNGLRDLQEAFRTVVKAAKPAVVNVSAVRNVASNQLDSSLDPFFENHPFRDLFKDELFRRFFGTPNPGKQYRQQGMASGFIFDPRGYILTNRHVIGSADQIVVTLESDKKYKARVIGADSKTDVAVIKIDGRGFPSAQLGDSRTLQVGDWVLAIGNPFGLMKTVTSGIVSATGRREMGILDYEDFIQTDAAINPGNSGGPLVNIEGQVIGMNTAILSRSGGSMGIGFAIPINIVKRILEPSMAGKLDPGKQKGTRPAQLDSSADHVDFFDRFLRSGSLKGEPTENVLRGNRAEQSLP; this is translated from the coding sequence ATGCTCTCGAATACGCGCTCTTTTTTGACGCCCATAATGCTTCCGATCGTTATGGCTGTCGTATTCTTAATATTTTTACCATCGATCCAGCCGAAAGCAGGTGCTCAAACTGTCAACCGCAACGGACTGAGAGACCTTCAGGAAGCTTTCAGAACGGTGGTGAAAGCCGCAAAACCGGCAGTGGTTAACGTTTCCGCGGTACGAAACGTGGCGAGTAACCAATTGGATTCAAGTCTGGATCCCTTTTTTGAGAATCATCCTTTCCGCGATCTGTTCAAAGATGAGCTTTTCAGGAGATTCTTCGGAACACCGAATCCCGGAAAACAATATCGCCAGCAAGGGATGGCTTCAGGCTTCATTTTCGACCCGCGAGGGTACATTCTAACAAACCGTCACGTAATCGGCTCTGCAGATCAGATTGTCGTGACCCTGGAATCGGACAAAAAGTACAAAGCGCGCGTAATCGGAGCCGACAGCAAGACGGACGTGGCAGTCATAAAGATCGATGGAAGAGGTTTTCCTTCCGCACAATTGGGTGATTCTCGGACTCTCCAGGTCGGCGATTGGGTCCTGGCTATAGGGAATCCTTTCGGACTCATGAAAACCGTTACATCCGGTATCGTGAGTGCCACGGGACGGAGAGAAATGGGCATCCTCGATTATGAGGACTTCATACAAACCGATGCAGCAATCAATCCTGGCAATTCCGGAGGTCCTCTTGTGAACATAGAAGGTCAGGTCATTGGAATGAACACAGCCATACTTTCCCGCAGCGGCGGTAGCATGGGTATCGGTTTTGCCATTCCAATCAACATCGTGAAGAGAATTCTTGAACCTTCTATGGCAGGTAAGCTCGATCCGGGAAAACAGAAAGGAACGAGACCGGCTCAATTGGATTCCTCTGCGGACCATGTGGACTTCTTTGACAGGTTTCTCCGTTCGGGAAGTCTCAAGGGTGAACCTACAGAGAACGTATTGCGTGGTAACCGAGCTGAGCAGAGTCTTCCATGA
- a CDS encoding cob(I)yrinic acid a,c-diamide adenosyltransferase, whose amino-acid sequence MVTPELQKLEPKVHVGLIVVITGYGKGKTTSALGIVLRSVGHGLRVCVIQFMKGDIFAGEIEALKRLAPQVEHHLTGKGFCGIQGNPYPHAEHRENAQYAISLAKERMLSGLFDVLICDEINNALKLKLVDLDQVLDLIESKPPSLHLVLTGRDAHPEVLQRSNTVSEVREIKHAYREGIEPQKGIDF is encoded by the coding sequence ATGGTCACACCCGAGCTACAAAAGCTGGAACCGAAAGTACACGTTGGTTTGATCGTCGTGATAACCGGATACGGCAAAGGAAAAACAACATCAGCCCTGGGAATCGTTCTGAGGTCAGTAGGACATGGACTTAGAGTCTGTGTGATTCAGTTCATGAAAGGCGATATATTTGCCGGAGAAATTGAAGCCTTGAAACGCCTGGCACCACAGGTTGAACATCATCTGACCGGAAAAGGTTTTTGCGGGATTCAAGGTAATCCGTATCCTCATGCGGAACATCGCGAGAATGCGCAATATGCGATTTCATTAGCTAAAGAGAGGATGCTCTCAGGTCTGTTCGATGTTCTCATATGTGATGAAATAAATAATGCTTTAAAACTCAAGCTGGTGGATCTGGATCAGGTTCTCGACTTGATTGAGAGCAAACCGCCATCTCTTCACCTGGTTCTTACCGGAAGAGACGCTCATCCTGAAGTGCTGCAGCGCAGCAATACAGTGTCCGAAGTGAGAGAGATAAAACATGCGTATCGGGAGGGAATTGAGCCGCAGAAGGGAATAGATTTCTGA
- a CDS encoding response regulator: MKSTSVQESLGTDSADESLLSTGSILAIDDDGVTVGILKDLLEMSGYTVFTANEGREGINVFGHTRPDLVITDIQMPHMDGLEVLAKVREIDNTVSVVLLTGHGDLDNALRALRRGAHDFLLKPVNTDILLNTVRRGIDHCRLKRFERNYKRLLEEEVKARTQELARTNDFLKSILDSSTGVSIVLTGFDEQVLFWNRGAERIFGYTEEEMIGNSITKLYPDETVDPETIARLNNIMQNVQGTAHANVRHIAKDGRTLTISLTVTPVVDSNGDLRGILGLGQDVTEQVRLHEELLKSFQRIKKIQGASIFSLAKLAESRDGETGFHLKRIQAYCDALCRRLSKRERYKEVLTPEFIEDLVQCSVLHDIGKVAIPDAILFNPKKFGIDEYELMKQHAMYGGKALEEAAAEADEPDGYLSLAKDVAYYHHERWDGSGYPFGLKGEEIPLAARIVAVIDVYDALITERRYKRSYTHEEARTVIVQGKGTQFDPELVEVFLEIEDEFQRIRDKVSGQDSALELAG; this comes from the coding sequence TTGAAATCAACTTCCGTACAAGAATCTTTGGGGACCGATTCAGCGGATGAGAGCCTTCTTTCCACGGGATCTATTCTTGCCATAGATGATGACGGGGTGACTGTAGGCATACTGAAAGATCTTCTGGAGATGAGCGGGTATACTGTATTCACGGCCAATGAGGGACGTGAAGGGATAAACGTTTTCGGGCATACCCGGCCGGACCTTGTCATTACCGACATTCAGATGCCTCATATGGACGGCCTTGAGGTCTTGGCAAAGGTCAGAGAGATCGACAACACGGTTTCTGTAGTGCTTCTTACCGGACACGGCGACCTTGACAATGCGCTCCGTGCACTCCGAAGGGGTGCTCATGATTTCCTTCTCAAACCGGTCAATACGGACATCCTCTTAAATACGGTACGGCGAGGAATCGACCACTGTCGGCTTAAGCGATTTGAGCGGAATTATAAAAGACTTCTGGAAGAAGAAGTCAAAGCTCGGACTCAAGAGCTTGCCAGGACCAACGATTTCCTCAAGAGCATCCTTGATAGTTCAACAGGCGTATCGATTGTTCTGACAGGGTTCGATGAGCAAGTCCTTTTCTGGAATCGCGGAGCGGAACGAATCTTCGGCTATACCGAAGAAGAAATGATCGGAAATTCCATAACTAAACTTTATCCGGATGAGACAGTCGATCCTGAGACTATTGCACGCCTGAACAACATCATGCAAAACGTTCAAGGCACCGCTCATGCGAATGTCAGACATATTGCAAAAGACGGCCGCACACTGACGATTTCTTTGACAGTCACGCCGGTAGTCGATTCAAACGGAGATCTGCGAGGAATCCTCGGCCTGGGACAGGACGTCACCGAACAGGTTAGACTCCACGAGGAACTGCTCAAATCATTTCAGCGGATAAAGAAAATACAGGGCGCATCCATTTTTTCATTGGCCAAACTTGCAGAATCACGCGATGGAGAAACCGGTTTTCACCTCAAGAGAATACAGGCGTATTGTGACGCTCTCTGCCGGAGACTGAGCAAACGTGAACGCTATAAAGAAGTATTGACCCCCGAATTTATCGAAGACCTCGTGCAGTGTTCAGTGCTTCACGATATCGGAAAAGTGGCCATTCCGGATGCAATCTTGTTCAATCCGAAAAAATTCGGCATTGATGAATACGAACTCATGAAACAACATGCGATGTATGGCGGAAAAGCTCTCGAAGAAGCTGCCGCGGAAGCAGACGAACCTGACGGCTATCTGTCTCTCGCAAAAGACGTCGCCTATTATCATCATGAGCGATGGGACGGCAGCGGGTACCCGTTCGGTCTGAAGGGGGAGGAAATCCCTCTGGCTGCTCGTATTGTAGCGGTCATCGACGTATACGATGCACTGATCACTGAACGACGGTACAAGCGGTCCTACACCCATGAAGAAGCACGCACGGTAATAGTTCAGGGAAAGGGTACGCAGTTCGATCCCGAACTGGTTGAAGTGTTTCTTGAAATCGAGGACGAATTTCAGCGCATCAGGGATAAGGTCTCCGGCCAAGACTCTGCGCTCGAACTTGCCGGCTGA
- a CDS encoding type IV pilus twitching motility protein PilT has translation MAQLDSILQTAVQAKASDVHVATGSPYLVRQFGQLRKLKSPNLTSEAARKIIYEVLTPAQQNMLEKQLQIDFAYDLKGIGRFRGNVILQRKGLNATFRIIPSKIPSLSELGLPPVVAKFCDYHQGLLVVTGATGQGKSTTLAAMIDLINSSRPVHILTIEDPIEFIHPIKKGLVNQRQLGLHTKSFENALRAALREDPDVIMVGELRDLESIRLAITAAETGHLVIGTLSTSSGPKTVDRLIDSFPPDEQNQIRAMLSESLRAVITQKLLPNIDRNGQVLAAEIMIGTVPLANLIRSEKTYQLPSIMQTGRSQGMQSMDDAIMQLLQAKKISPQVALEYAETKKRFM, from the coding sequence TTGGCTCAATTAGATTCTATACTTCAGACAGCGGTTCAAGCCAAAGCTTCCGATGTGCACGTGGCAACCGGCAGTCCATATCTTGTGAGACAGTTCGGACAGTTAAGGAAACTGAAGTCTCCAAATCTTACTTCAGAAGCGGCTCGGAAGATCATCTACGAGGTTCTCACGCCTGCGCAGCAGAACATGCTGGAAAAGCAGCTTCAGATTGACTTTGCCTACGATCTAAAGGGCATCGGACGGTTTAGAGGAAATGTTATCCTGCAGCGCAAAGGTCTGAACGCGACCTTTCGCATAATTCCTTCAAAAATTCCATCTCTTTCCGAATTAGGGCTGCCTCCGGTGGTGGCCAAGTTTTGTGACTATCATCAAGGTTTGCTTGTGGTTACAGGAGCAACAGGGCAGGGGAAATCCACCACTTTGGCTGCAATGATAGATCTCATAAATTCCTCACGGCCTGTGCACATTCTCACGATAGAAGATCCTATAGAATTTATCCATCCCATAAAAAAAGGATTAGTGAATCAGCGTCAACTGGGGTTGCACACGAAATCCTTCGAGAACGCTTTACGTGCCGCTTTGAGGGAAGACCCGGATGTGATCATGGTGGGAGAATTGAGGGATCTGGAGTCCATCAGGCTCGCGATTACCGCTGCTGAAACAGGTCACTTGGTTATAGGAACCCTATCCACTTCGAGTGGCCCCAAGACCGTGGACAGATTGATAGATTCCTTCCCCCCTGACGAACAGAATCAAATACGCGCTATGCTTTCGGAAAGCCTTCGAGCAGTCATCACTCAGAAGCTGCTTCCCAATATCGACCGGAACGGGCAGGTGCTCGCAGCGGAAATCATGATAGGGACTGTTCCGTTGGCGAATCTCATACGATCCGAAAAGACGTATCAACTGCCATCCATTATGCAAACCGGCCGATCTCAGGGCATGCAATCGATGGACGACGCAATCATGCAACTGCTTCAGGCAAAGAAGATTTCACCACAGGTGGCTCTAGAGTACGCCGAGACCAAAAAACGTTTTATGTAG